In Lewinellaceae bacterium, a single window of DNA contains:
- a CDS encoding RNA polymerase sigma factor, producing MHAINKSPAEEYNHLKLDYASTHRDIVEKCKRGNRRAQFELYRLYSKAMYNVCLRMARNEQDAEDLLQNSFVDVFSKLHTFRYQSSVGAWIKRITVNNCINHLKRNRLFFEELEERHAEVPAAAEQEKEEPPPGLDVDSIKKAMQRLPDGYRAVFSLYLFEGYDHKEIAGILEITEATSKSQYSRARKKLRELLESNQLGIAEK from the coding sequence ATGCATGCGATAAATAAATCACCCGCTGAAGAATACAATCACCTAAAATTGGATTACGCAAGCACACACCGAGACATCGTCGAAAAATGTAAGCGTGGCAACCGAAGGGCTCAGTTTGAGCTCTACCGCTTATATTCCAAAGCCATGTACAATGTGTGCCTGCGTATGGCCCGCAACGAACAGGACGCAGAGGATTTGTTGCAGAACTCGTTCGTGGATGTGTTTTCCAAGCTCCATACCTTCCGGTACCAGTCGTCGGTAGGCGCGTGGATCAAGCGCATCACGGTCAACAATTGCATCAACCACCTCAAGCGCAACCGCCTGTTCTTTGAAGAATTGGAAGAGCGGCACGCCGAAGTGCCGGCTGCGGCGGAGCAGGAAAAGGAAGAACCGCCCCCGGGCCTCGATGTAGACTCGATCAAGAAGGCCATGCAACGCCTTCCCGATGGATACCGGGCGGTATTCAGCCTCTACCTGTTCGAAGGTTATGACCATAAGGAAATAGCCGGCATCCTGGAGATTACCGAAGCGACTTCCAAATCGCAGTACAGCCGCGCCAGGAAAAAGTTGAGAGAATTATTAGAATCAAATCAATTAGGCATAGCGGAGAAATAA
- a CDS encoding aminopeptidase gives MIAMLEKYANLLVHYCLEMQEGERFYLRSTTLAEPLVREVYRAAVKAGAKVEVDLDFREKSRILLANGNEAQLQYVSPLYKQAMEEFDTYLYIMAPFNLREDQNVDPAKRKIRQEAQQPVLKTYFERTATRDLKRSLCQYPTLANAQEAGMSLEEYEDFVFRACKLFEADPVQSWLKVREWQQQIVDLLNGRETVRYKADGTDITFSTKGRTWINSDGRTNMPSGEVYTSPVEDSANGVVHFSFPAIYMGHEVEGVTLYVKEGYIEKWEARRGKDFLDQVFQIEGTRRFGEAAIGTNYNIDRLTKNILFDEKMGGAIHMAIGQSYLQAGGKNQSSVHWDMITDMKEGGEIYADNEKIYENGRFLFVN, from the coding sequence ATGATTGCGATGCTCGAAAAATACGCCAACCTTTTGGTTCACTACTGCCTGGAGATGCAGGAGGGGGAACGTTTTTATCTGCGCAGCACCACGTTGGCGGAGCCTCTGGTCCGGGAAGTGTACCGGGCGGCGGTCAAAGCCGGCGCTAAGGTGGAGGTGGACCTCGATTTTCGCGAGAAAAGCCGCATACTTCTGGCCAACGGCAACGAAGCGCAGCTTCAATATGTTTCTCCGTTGTACAAGCAGGCGATGGAGGAGTTTGACACCTACCTTTACATCATGGCGCCCTTCAACCTGCGGGAGGACCAGAACGTCGACCCTGCAAAACGCAAAATCCGGCAGGAGGCTCAGCAGCCCGTGCTGAAAACCTATTTTGAGCGCACGGCTACACGAGACCTGAAGCGCAGCCTCTGCCAGTATCCTACCCTGGCCAATGCCCAGGAAGCCGGCATGTCGCTCGAAGAATATGAAGATTTTGTTTTTCGGGCCTGCAAACTCTTCGAAGCCGACCCGGTGCAAAGCTGGCTGAAAGTCCGGGAGTGGCAACAACAGATCGTCGACCTGCTCAACGGCCGGGAAACGGTGCGGTATAAGGCCGACGGGACGGACATCACTTTCAGCACGAAAGGAAGGACGTGGATCAACTCAGATGGCCGGACCAATATGCCCTCCGGCGAAGTCTATACCTCTCCGGTGGAGGATTCCGCCAACGGCGTTGTCCATTTCTCCTTCCCTGCCATTTATATGGGGCACGAGGTGGAGGGGGTCACGCTTTACGTCAAAGAGGGCTACATCGAAAAGTGGGAGGCCCGCCGGGGCAAGGATTTCCTCGACCAGGTTTTCCAAATTGAAGGAACAAGGCGATTTGGGGAAGCCGCTATTGGAACAAACTACAATATTGACCGTTTAACCAAGAACATCCTGTTTGATGAAAAAATGGGAGGAGCCATACACATGGCCATCGGGCAATCGTACCTGCAGGCCGGCGGCAAAAACCAGTCGTCTGTGCATTGGGATATGATCACCGATATGAAGGAAGGAGGAGAAATTTATGCCGATAACGAGAAAATTTATGAAAACGGCAGGTTTTTGTTTGTGAATTAG
- a CDS encoding peptidoglycan DD-metalloendopeptidase family protein, which translates to MKEFKRSAIRLRLPALSLLFLAFAISLSGQNRQDLENRRQQLLMEIKDTEALLKETKKDKAATLDQYLALQNQIRKRQQLINTLHEEVDYANASISRANEVLGALSNDVARLKEEYAKIIRAAYRHKINNSFLLFLFSADSFNDAFRRWQYIRQYDRYRKKQARLIVQTQEMLARKARQLEGKLKEKEQLLASQEQQQQLLNRELKDKNRILKELKTSEGRLVAELDDQQKAHDALNQAIEEVIREEMARKRREARAADALAAGNGPEAPDDNIPLSNSFKGNQGRLPWPVKSGYITRRFGKQPHPQIRSVQITNNGIDIRTDEQSNVYAVFEGKIAGTQFIPGYKNTVIIQHGRYYTVYSNLEEAFVQRGDVVSTREPIGRLGKEKPEVHFEVWLEKKRLNPVDWVAKR; encoded by the coding sequence ATGAAAGAGTTTAAACGGTCAGCAATCCGGCTGCGCCTGCCTGCTCTCTCTTTGCTCTTCCTGGCTTTTGCCATTTCCCTCTCCGGCCAAAACCGGCAGGATTTGGAAAACCGGCGCCAGCAGTTGCTGATGGAGATCAAAGACACCGAAGCGCTGCTGAAAGAGACAAAGAAGGACAAGGCCGCTACTTTAGACCAGTATCTCGCTCTTCAGAACCAAATCCGCAAACGCCAGCAACTGATCAACACCCTCCACGAGGAAGTAGACTACGCCAACGCCAGCATCAGCCGGGCAAACGAGGTGCTGGGCGCGCTCAGCAACGATGTGGCGCGGCTCAAGGAAGAATACGCCAAAATTATCCGGGCCGCTTACCGGCACAAGATCAACAACAGCTTTCTATTGTTTCTCTTTTCCGCAGATAGCTTCAATGACGCATTCCGCCGCTGGCAGTATATTCGCCAATATGACCGCTACCGGAAAAAACAGGCTCGCCTGATCGTCCAGACTCAGGAGATGCTGGCCCGAAAGGCCCGGCAACTGGAAGGAAAGCTGAAGGAAAAGGAACAACTGCTGGCCTCTCAGGAACAACAGCAGCAACTGCTCAACCGCGAGTTGAAAGATAAAAACCGCATCCTCAAAGAGCTCAAAACCAGCGAAGGGCGGCTAGTCGCCGAACTGGATGATCAGCAAAAAGCCCACGATGCGCTCAATCAGGCGATCGAAGAGGTCATCCGGGAAGAAATGGCCAGGAAACGCCGCGAAGCCCGCGCCGCCGACGCGCTCGCTGCCGGCAACGGGCCGGAGGCTCCCGATGACAACATCCCCTTGTCGAACAGCTTCAAGGGCAATCAGGGCCGCCTGCCCTGGCCGGTGAAAAGCGGCTACATTACCCGCCGGTTTGGCAAACAGCCTCACCCTCAAATCCGCAGCGTACAGATCACCAATAATGGGATAGATATCCGGACGGATGAGCAGTCCAACGTCTATGCTGTATTTGAAGGAAAAATAGCCGGAACTCAATTTATCCCGGGGTATAAAAATACCGTCATCATCCAGCACGGCAGATACTATACAGTGTATTCCAACCTGGAAGAGGCTTTTGTACAGCGGGGCGACGTGGTCAGTACGCGAGAACCGATCGGCAGGCTGGGCAAGGAAAAACCGGAGGTCCACTTTGAAGTATGGCTGGAAAAAAAACGGCTTAACCCTGTGGATTGGGTGGCAAAGCGGTAG
- a CDS encoding T9SS type A sorting domain-containing protein, whose amino-acid sequence MKIVTILAILSPFFLTAQSWSWVTPVDGSGGESCAVLQALEGGGLVAGGAFTGNLAVQGITIEGMGNDDLYLLRLGAGQELEWALAAGSAQDDETTALAELPDGDIAFAGAFWFGIQLGDTLLSSGSTARSLFVARLSPEGQLRWARSIPGQGLKNITGLVARSDGSLALTGYFEQNLDLDPFLLDSGRDDGSTFAFVAALNGDGTTLWAQQAGHSNDTRANAIALLPDGGLAIGGFFNDTTRFEAEQFTANTFDPDAFIASYAAGGAFRWVRKAGGVVDDEIRALAAAPGGSIYATGTMIGVMAVSEDIVLQTASGNPNFFLLQYSSDGEPLFGRTLGNAQIQRGLAIDAREGQVAISGTFTGDLELDGLSISSGGVPHGFVAGFNAAGEGRWLISIPADVALVASCLDIGPEGEVIVGGSYAQMATFDDEVLTAMGSTGGFIGQLNPALTPVVEQPIRELGVQISPNPGSGHFYLKPRGLPYNIQLYDGLGRLVGRWEGVDELHLNGLPSGLYNLVVRRGDERRVLRVQLY is encoded by the coding sequence ATGAAAATAGTAACAATCCTGGCCATTTTGTCGCCTTTCTTTCTCACGGCTCAGTCCTGGTCGTGGGTAACGCCGGTTGACGGGAGCGGAGGAGAAAGCTGCGCGGTACTGCAGGCGCTGGAAGGCGGCGGGCTGGTAGCCGGCGGCGCCTTTACCGGCAACCTGGCCGTTCAGGGCATAACAATCGAAGGGATGGGCAACGACGACCTCTATCTGCTCCGGCTGGGCGCCGGCCAGGAGCTGGAATGGGCCCTGGCCGCCGGCAGCGCTCAGGACGATGAAACCACTGCCCTGGCCGAGCTGCCGGACGGCGACATCGCCTTTGCCGGCGCCTTCTGGTTTGGCATACAGCTCGGCGACACCCTGCTCAGCAGCGGGAGCACCGCCCGAAGCCTCTTTGTCGCCCGCCTCAGCCCGGAAGGGCAATTGCGCTGGGCGCGGAGCATTCCCGGGCAGGGGCTGAAAAACATCACCGGGCTGGTTGCCCGTTCCGACGGCAGCTTGGCCCTTACCGGCTACTTTGAACAAAACCTCGATCTCGACCCCTTTTTGCTGGATTCGGGCAGGGATGATGGCAGCACCTTCGCCTTCGTTGCTGCTCTAAACGGAGACGGAACCACCCTCTGGGCGCAGCAGGCCGGCCACAGCAATGATACGCGGGCCAATGCCATTGCCCTGTTGCCGGACGGTGGGCTGGCCATCGGCGGTTTCTTCAACGACACCACCCGCTTTGAAGCCGAACAGTTTACCGCCAACACCTTCGACCCCGACGCTTTCATCGCCAGCTACGCCGCCGGCGGCGCTTTCCGCTGGGTCCGGAAAGCCGGCGGCGTGGTAGATGACGAAATCCGTGCCCTGGCCGCTGCCCCCGGCGGGAGCATCTACGCCACCGGCACCATGATTGGGGTGATGGCCGTCAGCGAAGACATTGTGTTGCAAACGGCCTCGGGCAACCCCAATTTCTTTTTGCTTCAATACAGCTCTGATGGAGAACCCCTTTTCGGGCGCACCCTGGGCAATGCCCAAATTCAGCGGGGCCTGGCCATTGACGCCCGGGAAGGGCAGGTGGCCATCAGCGGCACGTTCACCGGCGATCTCGAACTGGATGGCTTGTCGATCAGCAGCGGGGGGGTGCCTCATGGCTTCGTTGCCGGTTTCAATGCGGCGGGCGAGGGGCGGTGGCTCATTTCTATACCGGCTGATGTAGCCCTGGTGGCCAGTTGCCTCGACATCGGGCCGGAGGGAGAAGTAATCGTGGGGGGCAGTTATGCTCAGATGGCCACTTTTGATGACGAGGTTCTCACAGCCATGGGCAGCACGGGAGGCTTCATCGGGCAGTTGAATCCGGCACTGACGCCGGTTGTAGAGCAGCCCATCAGAGAGCTTGGCGTGCAGATTTCCCCTAATCCGGGGAGTGGGCATTTCTATCTGAAGCCCAGAGGGTTGCCTTACAACATTCAGTTGTACGATGGGCTGGGGCGTTTGGTGGGGCGGTGGGAGGGGGTGGATGAGCTTCATTTGAACGGGCTGCCGAGTGGACTATATAACTTGGTGGTGAGGCGGGGGGATGAACGCCGGGTGTTGAGGGTGCAATTATATTGA
- a CDS encoding DUF4292 domain-containing protein, with amino-acid sequence MKINIPILISCALFLGFSFLSSCSAARKGGKVAKKEMDADFLLKQLARQKLQPEWFSARANIDYDDGSQSFSATATIRMRRDSLLWLSIKKLGFELARVQVTRDSVYVLDRINNEYAIEGLEYLSESFGLPASLIQLQDVILGNPVFFDSKGLQIEPMGPSYHLMGRGMPVESDYWVDADGFVLRKMTFDDKKNNQQVLMLLEDYAETTDNQNFSYLRRLEMDSHSSGKAKVAMKFSKLETDIPKDIRFEIPDRYTRAK; translated from the coding sequence TTCTGGGGTTCTCGTTTCTGAGCAGTTGCTCTGCGGCCCGCAAAGGAGGCAAAGTGGCCAAAAAAGAAATGGACGCCGATTTTTTGCTCAAACAGCTGGCGCGGCAAAAGCTGCAGCCAGAATGGTTCAGCGCCCGCGCCAATATCGACTACGACGATGGCAGCCAGTCTTTTTCGGCTACCGCCACCATTCGCATGCGGCGCGACAGCCTGCTATGGCTCAGCATCAAAAAGCTCGGCTTTGAGCTGGCGCGCGTTCAGGTGACCCGGGATTCGGTTTATGTACTCGACCGCATCAACAACGAGTACGCCATCGAAGGGCTGGAATACCTCTCTGAATCCTTCGGGCTGCCCGCCAGCCTGATCCAGTTGCAGGACGTCATCCTCGGCAACCCCGTTTTTTTTGACAGCAAAGGCCTGCAGATAGAACCCATGGGCCCTTCTTACCATCTGATGGGCCGGGGAATGCCTGTTGAGAGCGATTACTGGGTCGACGCCGACGGATTCGTACTGCGCAAAATGACCTTCGACGACAAAAAAAACAATCAACAGGTGCTTATGCTTTTGGAGGACTATGCGGAGACCACGGACAATCAGAATTTTTCGTATCTTCGCAGGCTGGAAATGGACAGCCATAGTTCCGGAAAAGCAAAGGTTGCCATGAAATTTTCGAAACTGGAAACGGACATCCCAAAGGACATTAGATTTGAAATCCCAGATCGATATACACGAGCAAAATAA
- a CDS encoding MBL fold metallo-hydrolase, with amino-acid sequence MKLQFCGAAREVTGSAHLITLEDGFKILLDCGLYQGSSDDMAEFNEHWYFSPPEIGCLVLSHAHIDHSGRIPKLVRDGFQGDIHCTHATRNLCAIMLLDSAKIQEMDVKYFNKRQLRRGHKDRLKEPLYTTRDAEMAWNLFDGHGYDRWFSIHENVEALFQDAGHILGSASVTLRIKEKGRTILFGFTGDVGRPNRPILRDPVPLPEVDYLICESTYGDRDHEAAPNELERFLKIILHTCVEKQGKLIIPAFSVGRTQEVVYMLDQLESAGRLPRIPVYVDSPLAVNATMVFGSHPECFDNQLNEYLLTDEDPFGFNSLSYLRKAEESKALNHSNEPCIIISSSGMMNAGRVKHHLFHNIENARNTFLIVGYCAPGTPGGTLRDGAKQLRVFGEEKIVKAEIEVMDSFSAHADRNELAGFVENQKGRLKKLFLVHGTLDRQEAFRNLLQEKGFQGVEIPELGQEYEL; translated from the coding sequence ATGAAGCTACAATTCTGTGGAGCTGCCCGCGAAGTGACCGGCAGCGCCCATCTCATTACGTTGGAAGATGGATTCAAAATCCTGTTGGACTGCGGCCTGTATCAGGGAAGCTCCGATGATATGGCAGAGTTCAACGAACACTGGTATTTTTCTCCTCCGGAGATCGGTTGCCTGGTCCTTTCTCATGCGCACATCGACCACAGCGGCCGCATTCCCAAGCTGGTGAGAGATGGATTCCAGGGAGATATCCACTGCACCCACGCCACGCGCAACCTCTGTGCGATCATGCTGCTGGACAGCGCCAAGATCCAGGAGATGGACGTGAAATATTTCAACAAGAGGCAGCTCCGGCGCGGCCATAAGGACCGGCTGAAAGAACCGCTCTACACCACCCGCGATGCCGAAATGGCCTGGAACCTCTTTGATGGCCATGGTTACGACCGCTGGTTTAGCATTCATGAAAATGTAGAAGCCCTCTTTCAGGATGCCGGGCATATCCTGGGGAGCGCCAGCGTCACCCTGCGGATAAAAGAAAAGGGCCGAACCATTCTGTTCGGGTTTACCGGCGATGTCGGGCGCCCCAACCGACCCATCCTCCGCGATCCCGTTCCCCTGCCGGAGGTCGATTACCTCATTTGTGAATCCACCTACGGCGACCGCGACCACGAAGCCGCACCCAACGAGCTGGAGCGTTTCCTGAAAATCATCCTGCACACCTGTGTCGAAAAACAGGGCAAACTCATCATTCCGGCATTCAGCGTGGGGCGTACGCAGGAAGTCGTTTATATGCTCGACCAATTGGAGAGCGCCGGCCGGCTACCGCGCATCCCCGTTTATGTAGACAGCCCCCTGGCCGTCAACGCCACCATGGTCTTTGGTTCGCATCCGGAGTGTTTCGACAATCAACTGAACGAATACCTGCTCACCGACGAGGACCCCTTTGGGTTCAACTCCTTGTCTTACCTTCGAAAAGCAGAAGAATCCAAGGCACTCAACCATTCCAACGAGCCTTGCATCATCATAAGCTCCTCCGGCATGATGAACGCTGGCCGGGTAAAACACCATCTTTTTCACAATATTGAGAATGCCCGCAATACTTTTCTCATTGTGGGATACTGTGCTCCGGGCACGCCCGGGGGCACCCTGCGCGATGGCGCAAAACAGCTCAGGGTATTTGGAGAAGAAAAGATCGTGAAAGCAGAAATAGAAGTGATGGATTCCTTCTCTGCTCATGCCGACCGCAATGAACTGGCCGGCTTTGTAGAAAATCAAAAGGGCAGGCTAAAGAAACTCTTCCTGGTGCACGGTACGCTCGACCGGCAGGAGGCGTTCAGGAACTTGCTGCAGGAGAAGGGGTTTCAGGGCGTAGAAATCCCTGAATTGGGCCAGGAGTATGAATTGTAG
- the hflX gene encoding GTPase HflX — protein sequence MANDWIIGEKDRKGIKKGMESAVLVGLVHQMQTEEQVQEYLDELEFLALTAGAETKRRFIQKLPHPDSRTFIGKGKLEEVQAFIDNDEDISMAIFDDDLTGKQVNILEEALKVKIIDRSTLILDIFASRAQTAQAKTQVELAQMQYLLPRLRGLWTHLERQRGGIGMRGPGEKEIETDRRIVRDKIALLKKKLEKIDQQNVTQRKQRGELIRVALVGYTNVGKSTLMNLLSKSDVFAEDKLFATLDTTVRKVVFGRMPFLLSDTVGFIRKLPHHLIESFKSTLDEVRESDILLHVVDIAHPLHEDHIRTVNQTLRELETIDKPTLLVFNKIDLYRERNYDDYVDEEARMEIEEGLKGNLRHTFDTDLVFISARTKENLGELRDKLQAMVKEQYLVRYPYQAKHW from the coding sequence ATGGCAAATGACTGGATAATTGGAGAAAAGGACAGGAAGGGCATCAAAAAGGGCATGGAATCTGCTGTGCTTGTTGGCCTGGTGCACCAGATGCAGACCGAAGAGCAGGTGCAGGAATACCTGGATGAACTGGAGTTTTTGGCGCTGACCGCCGGCGCTGAAACCAAAAGGCGGTTTATTCAAAAGCTGCCTCATCCCGACTCCCGGACCTTCATCGGCAAGGGCAAGCTCGAGGAGGTACAAGCCTTTATCGATAACGACGAGGACATCAGCATGGCTATTTTTGACGATGACCTCACCGGCAAGCAGGTCAACATCCTGGAGGAAGCGCTCAAGGTGAAGATCATCGACCGCAGTACGCTCATCCTGGACATCTTCGCCAGCCGCGCCCAGACCGCCCAGGCGAAAACGCAGGTGGAGCTGGCCCAGATGCAATACCTGCTGCCCCGCCTGCGCGGCCTGTGGACGCACCTCGAACGGCAGCGCGGGGGTATCGGCATGCGGGGCCCGGGTGAGAAGGAGATAGAAACCGACCGCCGTATCGTCCGCGATAAAATTGCCCTGCTTAAGAAGAAACTGGAAAAAATCGACCAGCAGAATGTGACGCAACGCAAACAGCGGGGCGAACTGATCCGGGTTGCCCTGGTTGGATACACCAACGTAGGAAAGTCTACGCTGATGAACCTGCTGAGCAAATCCGATGTCTTTGCCGAAGACAAGCTCTTTGCCACGCTTGACACCACCGTCCGCAAAGTCGTCTTCGGCCGCATGCCGTTCCTGCTTTCCGATACCGTAGGGTTCATACGGAAGCTGCCGCACCACCTGATCGAAAGCTTCAAATCGACCCTCGATGAAGTCCGGGAAAGCGACATCCTGCTCCACGTGGTGGATATTGCCCATCCCCTGCACGAAGATCATATCCGGACCGTCAATCAAACGCTAAGAGAACTCGAAACCATTGACAAGCCGACGCTTCTGGTTTTCAACAAGATCGACCTGTACCGCGAACGCAACTACGACGACTATGTAGATGAGGAAGCCCGCATGGAGATCGAAGAAGGGCTCAAGGGCAACCTTAGGCACACCTTCGACACGGACCTGGTTTTTATTTCGGCCAGGACCAAGGAAAACCTGGGCGAATTGCGGGACAAGCTGCAGGCCATGGTCAAAGAGCAATACCTGGTGCGCTATCCGTATCAGGCGAAGCATTGGTAG
- a CDS encoding tetratricopeptide repeat protein has protein sequence MKTKIGIIGLSVALVFTAIGCGGGSQDGQEQNNGAAMATGNPAIDGLSAEIAQNPNDAQLYAERGRLFYENDGFDEAIRDLNQALSLDSTNVAYLHLLADVYLDYFQSRRALKTMEQAAELYPERIPTLLKLSEFQLFLKQYKESMQIIDRVLKLDPQNAEAFFMFGMNFKERGDTIRAINSFQKAVEYDSDLVDGWINLGQLYASIGDPLALRYFDNAIRVAPENINALHARADYLSDTGDLTGAIEMYRRISRVDPQYEDAYFNSGLIYMDMDSIEQARKQFDIAIKTSPTLIQAYYYRGLTQEMLGNPAAAKTDYEQALRMAPNYEKALEGLERVKEAG, from the coding sequence ATGAAAACTAAAATTGGAATTATTGGGTTGTCCGTTGCTTTGGTTTTTACCGCCATTGGTTGCGGCGGCGGCAGCCAGGACGGGCAGGAACAGAATAACGGGGCAGCGATGGCGACCGGCAACCCCGCCATCGACGGCTTATCGGCGGAAATAGCGCAAAATCCCAACGATGCGCAGCTGTACGCCGAGCGCGGGCGCCTATTTTACGAAAACGATGGGTTCGACGAGGCCATCCGCGACCTGAACCAGGCGCTCAGCCTGGATTCCACCAATGTAGCCTACCTTCACCTGCTGGCAGATGTATACCTCGATTATTTCCAGTCGCGCCGGGCCCTGAAGACGATGGAGCAGGCCGCCGAGCTCTATCCGGAGCGCATTCCCACCCTGCTCAAGCTGAGCGAGTTTCAATTGTTTCTCAAGCAGTACAAAGAGTCGATGCAAATCATAGACCGCGTTTTGAAGCTGGATCCGCAGAATGCGGAGGCCTTTTTCATGTTTGGCATGAATTTCAAAGAACGGGGAGACACCATACGGGCCATCAACAGCTTCCAGAAGGCAGTGGAATACGACTCCGATCTGGTCGATGGCTGGATCAACCTCGGCCAGCTCTACGCTTCTATCGGCGACCCGCTGGCCCTGCGTTATTTCGACAATGCCATCCGGGTGGCGCCGGAAAACATCAATGCCCTGCACGCGCGGGCCGATTATCTCAGCGATACCGGCGACCTGACGGGCGCCATCGAGATGTACCGCCGCATCAGCCGGGTAGACCCCCAATACGAAGATGCCTACTTCAATTCGGGCCTCATTTATATGGATATGGATTCCATTGAACAGGCCCGCAAGCAGTTCGACATCGCCATTAAAACCTCTCCTACCCTCATACAGGCTTATTATTACCGGGGCCTTACCCAGGAAATGCTCGGCAATCCCGCCGCCGCTAAAACGGATTATGAACAGGCCCTGCGCATGGCGCCCAACTACGAAAAAGCGCTGGAGGGGCTGGAACGGGTGAAAGAGGCGGGGTAA